The DNA region GACGGGTCAATGTTGCACGGACAAACAGTGAATGGATGTATGTGACACGTGGCATCCATCTGTTTTGATTAGACTCCAAGGATTCCTAAATGGAATCAACTTGCGCCTCACGATAATCTTTGAAGAAACCCAATACAAGAAGAATTCTAATTAGCAGCAGATTCTGTAATATACGCTCATCAAGGAGGATCTTCCCTAGAAGGAAACATCTTGATGCGCAATAAACAGAGGCCGCctctactataaataccccaaaaccctcaatcaaaggtacgcataattcattcaactctggcattctagggttgtgaaaagttctaacttgactttcggagggtttttggccggcatcacaccggtgctctctgttaggtcttttctttttgttttgtaggtgttgtttcAGTCTTGTGAAAACGTGtggcttattggtgatttttcggcatcatcagttggcgccgtctgtgggaaagagtAATCAGCTGCTGCTTTATCCccaagacaaaaagttgcatggtactcactcgatcgatggcaacaaccaacaattaGGGCGACGAACTGCACACTACGGCCTTGGAGAGacaagtccaaacgcttgcggtgGTAGTTGAACGcctaaccaagcagaatcatgatttggaggaGCAGTTGCGGCAGAAGAATGCACATCCTGGTACACAGGAGGAAGACCAAGAAGGGACAAGAGCTGAAAGGAGGAACCAGGAAggacctgagggcagcaacgcaCCAAGCAAACCGAAAAGGCAGGACACCAATCGGCCATCCGTCTCTAACACTCTCCCACCTCACATAGCCCTAGAGATGCAATTAATGAGGGAACAGATGGacgtgatgatgaacgccctcagggGTCGGGTATCCAGCGACCTCGATGACCTAGTCCAGCGAActgattcgcctttcacagcacCCGTCACTTCGTGCCCCCTTCCACCAAAGTTTTGCATGCCTTAGGTGGAGAGTTATGACGGGTCCAAGGACCCCTTAGaccacttggaatctttcaagaccatAATGCACATTCAAGGAGTTCCagatgagatcatgtgcagggcCTTCACCATTACGCTGAAAGGACCTGCGAGGGTATGGTACAACCAACTGACGCCCAATTTGATTAGCACTTTCAAGGAGTTAGGCGCTCAGTTCGTGTCGCACTTTATCGGGGGTCACCAATATAAGAAGTCCACTACGTGTCTAATGAGCATTAAGCAACGGGAAGATGAGACGCTAAGGTCGTACATAGCCCACTTCAACAAAGAGGCTTTCTCGATAGATGAGGCggacgacaagatactcgtggcaGCATTCACTAACGGGCTgtggaagggtaagttcctattttcCTTGTATAAgtatgacccaaagactatgtccgaggTGCTTTACAGGGCAACCAAGTACATAAACGCGGAAGACACGTTACTGGCCAAGGAAGAGAAGCTTAGGAAAAGGGAGAGACAGGAAGATACACGGTTAGACAGGGGACAGAAGTAGGCCAAGACAGGAGAACGGCAAGAGGACAGACGTTGCAAACCTCCTACAGGGAAATTCACGAGCTTCACCCCTTTGACGGCTCTGatcgaccaagtgttaatgcagataAAGGATGAAGAGGCCTTGACCTTTCCTAGCAAATTGAGAGGGGATCCTAATAAAAGGTCAAGGGATAAATATTGTCATTTCCATTGAGACCACGGCCACGATACAGCTGACTACTACGACCTAAAGCAACAGATTGAAGCTCTCACCAGACGAGGAAAGCTGTAAAGGTTCGTCAGCAAAGAAAAGATGAATCTGCAACAAGATCAGGCCCCCCGACGGGAGaacgaacgtcccagaccaccgataggagacataaggatgattgttgGGGGCACCACCACTGTAGGGTCGTCTAAAAAAGCCCGTAAAACATATTTACGGATGGTTCAGAGCATCCAGTTGATGGGCTTCACACCAAAAATGGTGCGGATTGATAACCCGAGCATTGGGTTTTCGGAAGAGGATGCacgacgccttcaccacccacatgacgacgcgcttgtaGTCAGCATACGAGCAGGagactacaacatgcatcgagtCTTGGTTGATAACTGAAGCTCGGctgatatcctctactaccctgCGTTCCAATAGATGGGGATTAATAAAGAGCGACTGGTTCCGACGAACGCCCCACTCATCAGCTTCAGAGGGACAAGGGTCTACCCTCTTG from Castanea sativa cultivar Marrone di Chiusa Pesio chromosome 6, ASM4071231v1 includes:
- the LOC142639498 gene encoding uncharacterized protein LOC142639498, with the translated sequence MHIQGVPDEIMCRAFTITLKGPARVWYNQLTPNLISTFKELGAQFVSHFIGGHQYKKSTTCLMSIKQREDETLRSYIAHFNKEAFSIDEADDKILVAAFTNGLWKGKFLFSLYKYDPKTMSEVLYRATKYINAEDTLLAKEEKLRKRERQEDTRLDRGQK